A single window of Candoia aspera isolate rCanAsp1 chromosome 3, rCanAsp1.hap2, whole genome shotgun sequence DNA harbors:
- the OGFR gene encoding opioid growth factor receptor yields MAAWMRPGKEEDQASEGEEEEAEEGEAGEERGGGRWEYDSTWEEEEEEEEEEKKGRREKEEREPASQAANLGEATAREKHSWRPPSPRWAFARQSINRRNWDAARDLQKYRRHYPGLEETELSEEEMWNLSFYKNEINFLPRGLYIEDLLELWQDNYGVLEENHSYIQWLFPLREQGMNFYAKRLTHQEIEAFKKSKEVMERFVRAYKLMLRFYGINLINEETGELRKAENWRERFGNLNRYSHNNLRITRILKCLGEMGYEHYQVQLVKFFLTETLVHQELPRVLRSALDYFMFTIRSKPKRRELVYFAWQHFKPKHEFVWGPHKKLRRFKPQSPKLLSHPEEQAHTKKGDGEVVEKDNIELPQEILQRLTEKPGQQDAGGTLEKANDGLPVENSVIEHDTTINHNPLEQPVSNSSAKLSPSASNSVQDKGSRRRVTSVEGDDLLLDGELVEPQMKPVGDCKTSRKANQPHFALVTVAKAEKEDKEEGTVSSDGSSERKYHADECVGGAEGEGLKESKKRKLEMSRLSGESPGLPKSPSDIERISHNLGEVVITKEETSFLAPKEGEEVSRDGKEAESLDVVIKRRKVDVAPRGDSSEVDSEVIPSKGQGTSCITHDVKKTDSVCQEEPKTAVSASIDTLRGHRAGGVDALVDSKKNDLPVDDCLLEKVNEQEATTPTESEAPWLSETFVAHERGLRNSAGSEEQDTEETSDGSTGRNKKAKIKEHENTMAGPEKE; encoded by the exons ATGGCGGCGTGGATGAGGCCGGGCAAGGAGGAAGATCAAGCGAgtgaaggggaggaagaggaggcggaggagggagaagcaggagaagaaagaggaggaggtcgTTGGGAGTACGATTCCacttgggaagaggaagaggaggaggaggaggaggagaagaaagggcGGCGGGAGAAGGAGGAACGGGAACCGGCTTCTCAAGCTGCTAATCTGGGAGAAGCGACAGCCCGAGAAAAGCACAGCTGGCGGCCGCCCAGCCCCAGGTGGGCCTTCGCGAGGCAG agcATAAATAGGCGTAACTGGGACGCAGCCAGAGATCTGCAGAAATATAGGCGGCATTACCCG GGTTTGGAAGAAACTGAGCTCAGTGAGGAAGAAATGTGGAATCTGAGCTTCTACAAAAATGAGATTAATTTTTTGCCCAGGG GCCTTTACATCGAAGACCTCCTTGAGCTGTGGCAAGATAACTATGGCGTTTTGGAAGAAAACCATTCGTATATTCAGTG GCTGTTTCCTTTGCGTGAACAAGGGATGAATTTTTATGCAAAACGGCTCACGCACCAAGAAATCGAG GCCTTCAAGAAATCTAAGGAAGTTATGGAGAGGTTCGTCCGGGCTTATAAACTCATGCTGAGATTTTATGGAATCAACCTAATCAATGAGGAAACGGGagaactgagaaaagctgaaaacTGGCGTGAGCGATTCGGGAACCTCAACCG atacagcCATAACAATTTACGGATCACTCGCATCTTGAAATGCTTGGGAGAGATGGGATATGAGCACTATCAAGTGCAGCTGGTGAAGTTCTTCCTGACAGAGACTCTGGTCCACCAGGAGCTGCCTCGGGTGCTGAGAAGTGCCTTAGACTATTTCATGTTCACTATCCGAAGCAAACCAAAACGGCGGGAGTTAGTCTATTTTGCCTGGCAACACTTCAAGCCAAAGCATGAATTTGTCTGGGGCCCTCACAAGAAACTCCGGAGGTTCAAGCCTCAGTCCCCCAAGCTTCTGAGTCACCCAGAAGAGCAAGCACACACCAAGAAAGGAGATGGAGAGGTGGTGGAGAAGGACAATATTGAGTTACCCCAAGAAATCCTCCAGAGACTTACAGAAAAGCCTGGGCAGCAGGATGCTGGAGGAACTCTAGAAAAGGCGAACGATGGGCTGCCTGTGGAGAATTCCGTTATTGAGCATGACACAACAATAAATCATAACCCCCTTGAGCAGCCTGTATCCAACAGTAGTGCCAAGTTGAGCCCTTCAGCCAGTAATTCTGTGCAGGACAAAGGTAGCAGGAGGAGAGTTACCTCTGTAGAAGGTGATGATCTGTTACTGGATGGGGAGCTTGTAGAACCCCAGATGAAGCCTGTAGGTGACTGTAAGACTTCCAGAAAGGCAAACCAGCCTCACTTTGCACTGGTGACAGTAGCCAAGGCAGAGAAGGAAGACAAGGAAGAAGGCACAGTATCTTCAGATGGCTCCTCAGAAAGAAAGTATCATGCAGATGAGTGCGTGGGTGGAGCAGAGGGAGAAGGCCTCAAGGAATCCAAGAAGAGGAAGTTGGAGATGAGCAGATTAAGTGGAGAAAGCCCTGGACTACCAAAAAGCCCCAGTGATATTGAGAGGATCTCCCATAATCTCGGTGAGGTGGTGATTACAAAGGAGGAAACTAGCTTCTTGGCCCCCAAAGAAGGGGAAGAGGTCTCCAGAGATGGGAAGGAGGCTGAATCCCTTGATGTGGTGATAAAAAGACGGAAAGTAGATGTTGCACCCAGAGGTGATTCTTCAGAAGTGGACAGTGAGGTGATCCCATCTAAGGGCCAGGGAACAAGTTGTATTACTCATGACGTTAAGAAGACAGATTCTGTCTGCCAAGAAGAACCCAAAACAGCAGTCAGTGCTTCAATAGACACTCTGAGAGGACACAGAGCGGGAGGTGTGGATGCGTTGGTTGATTCCAAAAAGAATGACCTCCCTGTGGATGACTGTCTGCTGGAGAAAGTTAACGAGCAAGAAGCTACCACTCCAACAGAAAGTGAGGCACCTTGGTTGTCTGAAACCTTTGTAGCTCATGAAAGGGGATTGAGGAACAGTGCAGGATCGGAAGAGCAGGACACGGAAGAAACATCTGATGGTTCCACAGGAaggaataaaaaagcaaaaataaaggagCATGAAAACACCATGGCTGGGCCAGAAAAAGAGTAG